A single window of Fibrobacter sp. UWH6 DNA harbors:
- a CDS encoding zeta toxin family protein yields MPKYIVFAGPNGSGKSTLYQTNRDIFDIPRVNVDEIVRQNNGDWRNAADVVTAGKIAIQKIKTYFASLTSFNQETTLCGKSAIQNIKKAQSLGYTIELYFVYVDSVEIAKQRVLLRVAAGGHGIPEADIERRYKESLEKLKEVLPLCNKVELYDNSKRFRRVALIKSGKTIAVSNDVPEWVRSLLK; encoded by the coding sequence TTGCCTAAATACATTGTTTTCGCAGGTCCCAACGGTTCTGGGAAATCAACCCTATACCAAACAAATAGGGATATTTTCGACATTCCTAGAGTAAATGTTGACGAAATTGTTCGCCAAAACAATGGAGATTGGAGAAATGCCGCTGATGTCGTAACGGCTGGCAAGATTGCAATTCAGAAAATCAAGACCTATTTTGCTTCTTTGACTTCTTTCAACCAAGAAACTACTCTTTGTGGTAAAAGTGCCATTCAAAACATCAAAAAGGCACAAAGCCTTGGTTATACAATTGAACTTTATTTCGTGTATGTGGATTCTGTAGAAATTGCAAAGCAACGCGTTCTTCTGCGAGTTGCCGCAGGTGGGCATGGAATCCCCGAAGCGGACATAGAACGGCGCTATAAAGAATCTCTTGAAAAGCTAAAAGAAGTTCTCCCACTATGCAATAAAGTTGAACTTTATGACAATTCCAAAAGATTCAGACGAGTTGCATTAATAAAGTCTGGTAAAACAATTGCCGTTTCAAACGATGTTCCAGAATGGGTTAGGAGTTTGTTGAAATAA
- a CDS encoding PIN domain-containing protein gives MRALIDTNVLMDYVVKREPYFAFARSIVDARRQNVFDGCVAAHSFTNMFYILRKVYDDATRRTVLLNLTELFDVGDVNKNVIVRALEYQNFPDFEDCVQSEVAEKYRADYIVTRNPKDFENSRISCISPEDFIKLLK, from the coding sequence ATGAGGGCTCTTATTGACACCAACGTCCTAATGGATTACGTTGTAAAACGTGAACCATATTTCGCATTTGCAAGGTCTATTGTTGATGCAAGAAGGCAGAATGTCTTCGATGGCTGTGTTGCAGCCCATTCTTTCACAAACATGTTCTACATTCTCCGCAAGGTTTACGATGACGCCACAAGAAGGACTGTTCTCTTAAATCTTACAGAGCTTTTCGATGTCGGAGATGTAAATAAGAATGTTATCGTGAGAGCTTTGGAGTATCAAAATTTTCCAGACTTTGAAGATTGTGTTCAAAGCGAGGTTGCTGAAAAATATCGAGCAGACTACATTGTTACAAGAAACCCGAAGGATTTTGAAAATTCCAGGATTTCTTGCATTTCTCCTGAAGATTTCATTAAACTGTTGAAATAG
- a CDS encoding helix-turn-helix domain-containing protein codes for MSNARYNEEMRLQTVKLVLKGDKSAAKIAKDLGINQNTVSPSNTKYVSNQ; via the coding sequence ATGTCAAATGCCCGCTATAACGAAGAAATGCGGCTTCAAACTGTAAAACTGGTCCTGAAAGGCGACAAGTCGGCCGCAAAAATCGCCAAGGATCTCGGAATCAACCAGAATACGGTAAGTCCATCAAATACAAAATATGTATCAAATCAATAA
- a CDS encoding hybrid sensor histidine kinase/response regulator — translation MLQISAIGVICSEHGLVDFPLWGKCLLYFLLVVFPAVASYLASVWMFRLFALRKNKKFTKQKWFVAIPLIAYALVCLISFKTHWVFYIDENGAYRRGSLFLLQLLVPYSYVLSVFVYLLREKTSKGKFSLQPRAISFLLLYVIPPVFGSCVQVLMNLKGCFSELGLSVALVFVYIGMYMGDAEEHRHMKDLANFNRQLQHVNEKMRKLLMRGEMQAKTIAETIRGGFKIGRNDDAFSFKYVSEQFAQMLGYTVEELLSVSGGSLEGIVHPDDFGQDIPTLENSEIYTVSYRLRCKDGSWKHVEERGRLIKTEGAEDEIWGVVFDKDEIVRTETALVNAENSRKKLAEYNDIITNAGLGVWFVTFREGLPSLLNGNEKFYELIGVDGGSMSEEDLHEYFASRIIPEDVPIFGAAVEKMKSGQFAEALYRWNHPKLGIVYNRCGGTAVRLPDGAYCLRGYHGDATEIVANEQEQQELLKKALAAAEESSRAKTTFLNNMSHDIRTPMNAILGFASLIEKESDNPAKVKEYLKKVMNAGDFLLSLINNVLEMARIESGKSEVVESPVNLREMVEVTSSIFEASLKENHLTMNFAVNIVHENVCIDVVKMREISVNLLSNAVKYSVEGGTINVELTEKPCDKEGYAAYDFIFSDNGIGMAPDYLPHIFDSFVRERNSTESKIAGTGLGLPIVKKLVDLLGGTIEVESSLGKGTKFTLGFVHKTCEENVVSEKSSSDAEKMDLAGLRVLFTEDNDLNVEIGTTLLEEVGFKVERAADGCECLEMLTKADPGYYDFILMDIQMPKMDGYETTRQIRKLPDSRKNIPIIATTANAFEEDRRAALEAGMNDHVTKPIDMIVLTKTISRILNGRK, via the coding sequence TTGCTTCAGATTTCCGCAATCGGTGTCATCTGCTCGGAGCATGGATTAGTCGATTTCCCCTTGTGGGGTAAATGTCTGCTCTATTTTCTGTTGGTGGTGTTCCCGGCTGTGGCCAGCTATCTTGCCTCTGTCTGGATGTTCCGTCTGTTTGCCCTTAGAAAGAACAAAAAGTTTACGAAACAGAAATGGTTTGTTGCCATCCCCCTGATTGCCTATGCCCTGGTTTGCCTAATTTCATTTAAGACCCATTGGGTGTTTTATATTGATGAGAATGGTGCCTACCGTCGCGGAAGCCTGTTCTTGCTGCAACTGCTGGTGCCGTACTCTTACGTGCTGAGTGTATTTGTTTACCTGCTTCGTGAAAAGACTTCCAAGGGAAAATTTTCGCTGCAGCCTAGAGCGATCAGCTTCCTGTTACTGTATGTGATTCCCCCCGTATTTGGATCCTGTGTTCAGGTTCTTATGAACTTGAAGGGATGCTTCTCGGAACTGGGCTTGAGTGTTGCCCTTGTGTTCGTCTATATCGGCATGTACATGGGTGATGCTGAAGAACACCGTCATATGAAGGACCTGGCCAATTTTAACCGCCAGCTGCAGCACGTCAACGAAAAAATGAGAAAGCTCCTGATGCGTGGTGAAATGCAGGCGAAGACTATCGCCGAAACGATCCGCGGTGGATTTAAGATTGGACGGAATGACGATGCCTTTTCCTTCAAGTATGTGTCGGAACAGTTTGCGCAAATGCTCGGCTATACTGTAGAAGAATTGCTGTCGGTATCTGGTGGTAGCCTTGAGGGGATTGTTCATCCCGATGACTTTGGACAGGATATTCCCACGCTGGAAAATAGTGAAATCTATACTGTCAGCTACCGCCTGCGCTGCAAGGATGGTTCCTGGAAACATGTGGAAGAACGTGGCCGCTTGATCAAGACCGAAGGCGCCGAAGATGAAATTTGGGGCGTCGTCTTTGACAAGGATGAAATCGTCCGGACGGAAACGGCTCTTGTCAATGCAGAAAATAGTCGTAAAAAATTGGCGGAATACAACGACATTATTACCAATGCCGGACTTGGGGTCTGGTTTGTTACCTTTAGAGAAGGCTTGCCCAGTCTGTTGAATGGAAACGAAAAGTTCTACGAACTGATCGGCGTTGATGGCGGTTCCATGTCTGAGGAAGACTTGCATGAATACTTCGCGTCGAGAATCATCCCGGAAGATGTCCCCATATTTGGTGCTGCTGTTGAAAAGATGAAGTCTGGCCAGTTTGCCGAAGCGCTTTACCGCTGGAATCATCCTAAGCTGGGAATCGTGTATAACCGTTGTGGTGGAACTGCAGTGCGTTTGCCCGATGGGGCCTACTGTCTCCGTGGTTATCACGGTGACGCTACCGAAATTGTGGCCAATGAACAAGAACAGCAGGAACTCCTGAAAAAGGCCCTTGCCGCTGCAGAGGAATCCAGCCGTGCGAAGACGACGTTCCTTAACAACATGAGTCACGATATCCGTACTCCCATGAATGCCATTCTTGGATTTGCAAGCCTAATCGAAAAGGAAAGCGATAATCCGGCCAAGGTGAAGGAATACCTGAAGAAGGTGATGAATGCCGGAGACTTCCTGCTTTCGCTGATTAACAATGTGCTTGAAATGGCTCGCATTGAAAGTGGTAAATCCGAGGTGGTGGAAAGTCCGGTTAATCTGCGCGAAATGGTCGAGGTTACGTCGAGTATCTTTGAGGCTTCCCTTAAAGAAAATCATCTGACCATGAATTTTGCCGTGAATATTGTTCACGAAAATGTCTGCATCGATGTTGTGAAGATGCGCGAAATTTCCGTAAACCTTTTGAGTAATGCTGTAAAGTATTCTGTAGAAGGCGGAACCATTAACGTCGAACTGACAGAAAAGCCTTGCGATAAGGAAGGCTATGCCGCTTACGATTTCATCTTCTCAGACAATGGTATCGGTATGGCTCCAGATTACTTGCCCCATATATTCGATTCCTTTGTCCGTGAAAGAAATTCCACCGAAAGCAAGATTGCGGGAACTGGTCTTGGTTTACCCATCGTGAAGAAACTGGTGGACCTGCTTGGCGGTACCATTGAAGTAGAAAGTAGCCTTGGAAAGGGAACCAAGTTTACTCTTGGCTTTGTCCATAAAACCTGTGAAGAAAATGTTGTTTCTGAAAAGTCAAGTTCCGATGCAGAAAAAATGGATCTTGCAGGTCTTAGAGTTCTGTTCACAGAAGATAACGACCTGAATGTGGAAATCGGAACGACGCTTCTGGAAGAAGTTGGCTTCAAGGTTGAACGTGCCGCAGATGGTTGTGAATGTCTGGAAATGTTGACTAAGGCCGACCCGGGCTATTACGACTTTATTTTGATGGACATCCAAATGCCTAAAATGGATGGCTATGAAACTACCCGTCAAATTCGTAAGCTTCCTGATTCCCGTAAGAACATTCCCATTATTGCGACAACGGCCAATGCCTTTGAGGAAGACCGCCGTGCCGCTCTAGAAGCCGGAATGAACGACCATGTGACAAAACCCATTGACATGATCGTCCTTACGAAAACCATAAGCCGCATACTGAACGGACGAAAGTAA
- the carA gene encoding glutamine-hydrolyzing carbamoyl-phosphate synthase small subunit translates to MNDKFNWKAKRDRKAFIALADGTVFHGYAFGEAKDTVGEAVFNTGMAGYKQILTDPSYAGQFVVFTTAEVGAYSANIEKSESRQVFLNGIVINDLCDASENVGEQSLDSYMKEQKKAGIAGVDTRALTLHLRNNGAQKAYLHVEDSEMSEADAIKKAQEWIGLDGQDYASVVSDPNGYEFSTEGKYNVVALDFGIKTNILRDLASQDMKVTVMPINTTFEQIQAKNPDGVFLSNGPADPNSLPQVAALVKQLLGKYPLMGICLGNQLLGLALGAKVSKLKFGHHGCNHPVKYLKTGAVEITSQNHNYAIDETSLPADVEVTHINLNDNTVEGIRCKNLPAFSVQYHPESAPGPNDSYYLFEEFKKMIEEFKR, encoded by the coding sequence ATGAACGATAAATTCAACTGGAAAGCAAAGCGCGATCGCAAGGCATTCATTGCCCTGGCCGATGGCACCGTATTCCACGGCTACGCATTCGGCGAAGCCAAGGACACTGTAGGCGAAGCAGTGTTCAACACCGGTATGGCCGGCTATAAGCAGATTCTGACCGACCCTTCTTACGCTGGTCAGTTCGTAGTGTTCACCACCGCAGAAGTGGGCGCCTACTCCGCTAACATCGAAAAGTCCGAATCCCGCCAGGTGTTCCTGAACGGTATCGTCATCAACGACCTTTGCGACGCCTCCGAAAACGTGGGCGAACAGTCCCTGGATTCCTACATGAAGGAACAGAAGAAGGCCGGCATCGCAGGTGTAGACACCCGCGCCCTCACCCTCCACCTCCGCAACAACGGCGCCCAGAAGGCCTACCTCCATGTGGAAGACTCCGAAATGTCCGAAGCAGACGCCATCAAGAAGGCTCAGGAATGGATCGGCTTGGATGGTCAGGACTACGCTTCTGTAGTAAGCGACCCCAACGGCTACGAATTCTCCACCGAGGGCAAGTACAACGTAGTTGCTCTGGATTTCGGTATCAAGACAAACATCCTCCGCGACTTGGCCAGCCAGGACATGAAGGTGACCGTCATGCCCATCAACACTACCTTCGAGCAGATTCAGGCTAAGAATCCCGATGGCGTGTTCCTCTCCAACGGCCCCGCAGACCCCAACTCCCTGCCCCAGGTTGCAGCCCTCGTGAAGCAGCTCCTTGGCAAGTATCCTCTCATGGGTATCTGCCTGGGTAACCAGCTCCTGGGTCTCGCCCTCGGCGCAAAGGTTTCCAAGCTGAAGTTCGGCCATCACGGCTGTAACCATCCGGTAAAGTACCTGAAGACTGGCGCTGTAGAAATCACTAGCCAGAACCACAACTACGCCATCGACGAAACCAGCTTGCCCGCTGATGTGGAAGTCACCCACATCAACCTGAACGACAACACCGTGGAAGGCATCCGTTGCAAGAACTTGCCTGCATTCAGCGTGCAGTACCATCCGGAATCCGCTCCGGGTCCCAACGATTCCTACTACCTGTTCGAAGAATTTAAGAAGATGATTGAAGAATTTAAGAGGTAA
- the carB gene encoding carbamoyl-phosphate synthase large subunit translates to MPKRTDLKKIMLIGSGPIVIGQGCEFDYSGVQACKVLRREGYEVVLVNSNPATIMTDPEMADRTYIEPLNVDILHEIIRRERPDALLPTLGGQTALNLAMELHEKGVLERYNVELIGAKAESIARAEDRKLFKDAMLNIGLDLPRSGSAHSMSEALAIANTIGSWPLIIRPGFTLGGTGGGIAHNPEEFETIVNRGLDASLNNEVLIEESLLGWKEFEMEVMRDKKGNAVIVCSIENLDPMGVHTGDSITVAPIQSLDDRAYQAMRDDSLKVMEAIGVETGGSNVQWSIDPKTGRRIIIEMNPRVSRSSALASKATGFPIAKIAALLAVGYTLDELKNDITQSTPSCFEPALDYVVTKVPRFTFEKFPKADSTLGTQMKSVGEAMAIGSNLKQSLQKALRSLETGFGGFGACAKCEQFLAYDDETLAKEVARPSAERIFVVYAAFRRGWDVEKLYALTKIDRYFLRHMEELAQFEDEILSAGSLENLCKDKALFRQAKEFGYSDIQIGYLFHKTPEEVMAARNGINLKPSYYSVDTCAGEFEAVTPYYYSCYADNTEPVREVPNRDKKKRIMVLGGGPNRIGQGIEFDYCCCHAAFTLKKQGYEVIMVNSNPETVSTDYDTSDKLYFEPLTLEDVMGIYERENCYGVIVQFGGQTPLNLAMRLKKAGANVVGTSPEDIDLAEDRDFFKQLVDKVGIKQAESGIAHNVEEALAIVDKIGYPVLVRPSFVLGGRGMVIVYKEKYLRKFVEEAAAIGEGKPILIDRFLEDATELDVDCISDGKHTVVGAIMEHVEPAGIHSGDSASVIPPM, encoded by the coding sequence ATGCCTAAGCGTACAGACCTCAAGAAGATTATGCTCATTGGTTCTGGTCCGATCGTTATCGGCCAGGGCTGCGAATTCGACTACTCCGGCGTGCAGGCCTGTAAGGTGCTCCGCCGCGAAGGTTACGAAGTGGTGCTGGTGAACTCCAACCCGGCAACCATCATGACCGACCCGGAAATGGCCGACCGTACCTACATCGAACCGCTGAACGTGGACATTCTCCACGAAATCATCCGCCGCGAACGTCCCGATGCATTGCTCCCCACTCTGGGTGGCCAGACCGCTTTGAACCTGGCCATGGAACTCCACGAAAAGGGTGTTCTGGAACGCTACAATGTGGAACTGATCGGCGCCAAGGCCGAATCCATCGCCCGCGCAGAAGACCGTAAGCTCTTCAAGGACGCCATGCTGAACATCGGCCTGGACCTCCCCCGCTCAGGTTCTGCACACTCCATGAGCGAAGCTCTCGCCATTGCAAACACCATCGGCAGTTGGCCTCTCATCATCCGTCCGGGCTTTACCCTGGGTGGTACCGGTGGCGGTATCGCACACAACCCGGAAGAATTCGAAACCATCGTGAACCGCGGTCTCGACGCTTCCCTGAACAACGAAGTCTTGATTGAAGAATCCCTCCTGGGCTGGAAGGAATTCGAAATGGAAGTCATGCGCGATAAGAAGGGCAATGCCGTTATCGTCTGCTCCATCGAAAACCTGGACCCCATGGGCGTTCACACAGGCGACTCCATCACTGTGGCTCCGATCCAGTCTCTTGACGATCGCGCTTATCAGGCCATGCGTGACGACTCCCTGAAGGTGATGGAAGCTATCGGTGTTGAAACCGGTGGATCCAACGTTCAGTGGTCTATCGACCCCAAGACGGGCCGTCGCATCATCATCGAAATGAACCCCCGCGTAAGCCGTTCTTCCGCTCTTGCTTCCAAGGCAACGGGCTTCCCCATCGCAAAGATTGCAGCCCTTCTCGCTGTGGGCTACACTCTGGACGAACTGAAAAACGACATTACTCAGTCTACCCCCAGCTGCTTCGAACCGGCTTTGGACTACGTCGTTACCAAGGTTCCCCGCTTTACCTTCGAAAAGTTCCCCAAGGCAGATAGCACTCTCGGCACCCAGATGAAGTCTGTGGGTGAAGCCATGGCTATCGGCTCCAACCTGAAGCAGTCCCTGCAGAAGGCTCTCCGCTCTCTGGAAACTGGTTTCGGCGGCTTCGGTGCCTGCGCCAAGTGCGAACAGTTCCTGGCTTACGACGACGAGACCTTGGCCAAGGAAGTTGCCCGCCCCAGTGCAGAACGCATCTTCGTGGTGTACGCCGCCTTCCGCCGCGGTTGGGACGTCGAAAAGCTTTACGCACTCACCAAGATTGACCGTTACTTCCTCCGACACATGGAAGAACTGGCCCAGTTCGAAGACGAAATCCTCTCTGCAGGTTCTCTCGAAAACCTCTGCAAGGACAAGGCTCTGTTCCGCCAGGCCAAGGAATTCGGCTATAGCGATATCCAGATCGGTTACCTGTTCCACAAGACTCCGGAAGAAGTCATGGCAGCCCGTAACGGTATCAACCTGAAGCCCAGCTACTATTCTGTAGATACCTGCGCCGGTGAATTTGAAGCCGTCACTCCGTACTACTACTCCTGCTACGCAGACAATACCGAACCCGTCCGCGAAGTACCTAACCGCGACAAGAAGAAGCGCATCATGGTGCTGGGCGGTGGCCCGAACCGTATCGGCCAGGGTATCGAATTCGACTACTGCTGCTGCCACGCTGCATTCACTTTGAAGAAGCAGGGCTACGAAGTCATCATGGTAAACTCCAACCCGGAAACCGTTTCTACGGACTATGATACTTCTGACAAGCTGTACTTTGAACCGCTGACCCTCGAAGATGTCATGGGCATCTACGAACGCGAAAACTGCTACGGCGTTATCGTTCAGTTCGGTGGTCAGACTCCGCTTAACTTGGCAATGCGCCTGAAGAAGGCCGGCGCCAATGTGGTGGGTACAAGCCCCGAGGATATCGACCTTGCAGAAGACCGCGACTTCTTTAAGCAGCTGGTTGACAAGGTGGGCATCAAGCAGGCCGAATCCGGCATCGCCCACAATGTGGAAGAAGCCCTCGCCATCGTAGACAAGATCGGCTACCCCGTTCTGGTCCGTCCCAGCTTCGTTCTGGGTGGCCGCGGCATGGTGATCGTCTATAAGGAAAAGTACCTCCGCAAGTTCGTGGAAGAAGCTGCCGCCATCGGCGAAGGCAAGCCCATCCTCATCGACCGCTTCCTGGAAGATGCTACCGAACTTGACGTGGACTGCATCAGCGACGGCAAGCACACCGTGGTTGGCGCCATCATGGAACACGTGGAACCTGCAGGTATCCACTCCGGCGACTCCGCAAGCGTCATCCCGCCCATG
- a CDS encoding nucleotidyltransferase family protein, translating to MDFSRYDNFFLLLRIALGCPGASAGAFPRLSAEEWKRIYDEADRQTLLGLAFDGVMKLPQELRPPMELMFQWASEAESFNGLNKILNQEAAKLTEFFKGHGRGCAVLKGQANARLYPNPLCRQPGDIDIWVSGGKKSVVGLLRETGMQESQKASPHHTHMKNDRGIDVEVHFRTSSGNYNPFTTRRLLKYLDREILNSVEVPEGFCAHSMKFALAMQLSHIYRHFIGGGVGLRQIVDYYVLLRHSSESDRHELKANLNSFGLRKIAGALMWLLRESFGLDESLMLCKPDEFRGRWLLREILQGGNFGRHVGGGRLKWLYWWLGKRKKSLSYWRFDLAETFWAEVDYWKVFVENTSTRIRLRKISLRDVKF from the coding sequence ATGGATTTTTCCAGATACGATAATTTTTTCCTTCTGTTGCGTATTGCGCTTGGGTGTCCGGGGGCAAGTGCTGGTGCGTTTCCGCGGCTGTCTGCGGAAGAGTGGAAGCGTATTTACGACGAGGCGGACCGGCAGACTCTTCTGGGGCTTGCGTTTGACGGGGTGATGAAGTTGCCTCAGGAGCTGCGCCCTCCCATGGAGCTGATGTTCCAGTGGGCGAGCGAAGCGGAATCCTTTAATGGCTTGAACAAGATTTTGAATCAGGAAGCCGCAAAACTTACGGAATTTTTCAAGGGGCATGGCAGAGGCTGCGCCGTTTTGAAAGGCCAGGCCAACGCTAGACTCTATCCGAATCCGCTTTGCCGGCAACCGGGAGATATTGACATCTGGGTTTCCGGCGGGAAAAAGAGCGTCGTGGGTTTGCTGCGGGAAACTGGAATGCAGGAATCGCAGAAGGCTTCGCCGCACCACACCCACATGAAAAATGACCGTGGAATTGATGTGGAAGTTCATTTCCGCACGTCTTCGGGCAACTACAATCCTTTTACGACAAGGCGGCTGCTGAAATATCTGGACAGGGAAATCCTGAACTCGGTGGAGGTTCCCGAAGGTTTCTGCGCCCATTCCATGAAGTTTGCGCTGGCCATGCAGCTATCGCACATCTATCGCCATTTTATTGGTGGCGGGGTAGGGCTCCGGCAGATTGTAGATTATTACGTGTTGCTTAGGCATTCCAGCGAAAGTGATCGCCACGAACTGAAGGCGAACCTGAACAGCTTTGGATTGCGAAAAATTGCGGGGGCCCTCATGTGGCTGCTTCGTGAATCGTTTGGTCTTGACGAAAGTCTGATGCTTTGCAAGCCCGATGAATTCCGTGGACGGTGGCTCCTGCGGGAAATCCTGCAGGGTGGCAACTTTGGTCGCCATGTAGGAGGCGGTCGCCTCAAATGGCTCTACTGGTGGCTTGGCAAGCGCAAGAAATCCTTAAGTTACTGGCGCTTCGATTTGGCGGAAACCTTCTGGGCGGAAGTCGATTACTGGAAAGTTTTTGTAGAAAACACTTCGACACGAATCCGGTTGCGCAAGATTTCATTAAGGGATGTGAAGTTCTGA